The genomic segment CGCTCCCTCGCTGGGACAGCCCGCGGCTGCAACAGCTTGAACGTCACCACCAGCAGTGTCCCGATAAGGAGAGACACACCGGCCAGCGGCATCCAGAACAGCGAGCGGGTGACATACACGGTCCAGGCGGCCGGCAGGGTGAACCGCAGCACCGTGCCCACGGCGAACGTGTAGAACAGGTTCATCGTGAGCACCACCGCCAGCCCGGCGATCAGCATCACTGTCCGTGCCGAGGCCGGCGCGGCCGACTCGGCCCGGGAGGCGCTGTACAGCAGCTCCTCGCGCATCAGGCGCTTGGTCGCCTCCAGCAGCGAGGCGCGCGGACCGGGCACCCGGTAGGCGGACAGTATCCTCTGGACATCCGCATCATTCAAATTCGTTTTCATCCTCAGCCTCCGTGGCATACTCCGACGGGTTGAAACCGTCCATCTTTTCCTTGAGGAAGATCATCGCGCGGTGCAGGCGGCTCTTGACCGTGCCCAGCGGACAATCGATAATTTCGGCAATCTCCTGCTCACTCTTCTCGTTGTAGAACCTCAGCACCACCACTTCCCGCATCTTGGGCGGCAGGCTGTCCACGATCTTGCGCACCTTCTCGGCCCGCAGGATCGACTCGGCATCCACATCCGGATCCTGAGACAGCTCGGGAGCATCCTCCAAGGCCACATATTCCCGGCTGGAGGAGCGCCGCATCGAGCTGCGGCTCTGGTTCAAGGCTATCTGGAACAGCCAGGTCGAAAAGCGCGCCTGCCGTCTGAACCCACCGATATGCCGGATCACCCGGATCCAGGTCTCCTGAAATATGTCCTCAGCCGTGGCGCTGTCGCCCACCAGCCGCATGATGAAAGCGTACAGCGGCTTGCTGAACGCATCCACCACCTCGTCGATGGCCTCGGGGTCACCAGACTGAAGTCTGTCCACCAGGGCGGTTTCATCCTCTATTATCGCCCCGGCCAGGGGACTTTCCATCCGCAGGTCCTTGTAGTTTCTGTCTCCGGCCTGTCATTGCTCCTACGCGCACCCGCCAGCCGGAACCCCGAGTTTCATCTTCCAAACAATCAGACTCGGGGAACTGGCCGACGGTTCAATTATTAAGCAGTTTTTCCTGTTTCAGCATTGGGGAAATAATATCAGAATTATCCCACCACGACAAGACAGATTGACAGACAACCCGCAGAAAAAGTTACCGTTGAACCAGAGGCACGAGCCGTTTACATTTCCCAGAGGCTAACCAGGCCGCCGTTCCTCCACCACCCATTCCAGGGAGAAAAGCCATGAACCGTTTGACTGTCAGCCTGATCCTACTGCTCTTTCTGACCCTCTCATCCCTCGCGGCAGAGGAGCTGTTCCAGGCGCCCGCCGGGGTCAGCACGCGCTGGTATTCTTTCGAGAACCCCACCGCAGCCAAAGGCGCGGGCGGACAGACAAACCAGACCCGCAAGGGCGCGGCGGCCCGCGAGATCGCCTCGGGCGAGACTGTCACCCTGGCCGACATCCAGGGACCGGGCATCATCCGCCGTATCTGGATGACTGTGCGCAACAAGCCGGAGAACCTGCGCGGCCTGGTGCTGCGTATCTATTGGGAGGACCAGGACTACCCCTCGGTCGAGGCCCCGCTGCAGGATTTCTTCGGCATCCCGTTCGCCCGTCAGGCGGCGTTCGAGAGCGCCCTGTTCTCCAATCCGGAGGGCCGCTCTTTCAACTGCTTTGTCCCCATGCCGTTCAAGACACACGCCCGGGTCACGATCGAAAACCAGGCCCCCGAGAGCGCCGGCTCGCTGTTCTACGACATCGACTGCACCGTGGGCGACAATCTGCCCGCGGATTTCTGCTATTTCCACGCCCGCTACCGTCGTGAGAACCCCACCACGCCCAAGAAGGATTTCCAGATCCTGCCGCGGGTCGAGGGCCGCGGACGGTACCTGGGCTGCAACGTGGGGGTGCGCGCTATCGGGCAGTTCGGCCAGCCGACATGGTTCGGCGAGGGCGAGATGAAAATCTACCTGGACGGCGACCGCGAGTATCCCACCCTGGTGGGAACCGGCACCGAGGACCTGCTGGGAAGCGCCTGGGGCCTGGGGCCGTTCAACCACCTCTACCAGGGCTGCCTTCTGGGTGACGGCGGTAACGGGGTCTGGGGGTTCTACCGCTTCCACGTGCCAGACCCGGTGTATTTCCAGAAAGAAATCCAGGTCGACCTTCAGCAGATGCAAGGCGCCATGACCGAGCAGCTAAAAGAGAAAGTGAGCCCGGAGAATTATCCGGAGATGGTCGACACGCATAAGCCTTTCAACCCGGCGGATTACAGCGAGGATATCTGGCGGAATTTCGAGGCGCCGCAGGATGTCTGCGCCACGGCCTACTGGTACCAGAGCCTGCCCTCGCCCAAGTGGGGGCCGCTGGAGCCCTACGCCTCGCGCATGAAAGACCTTCTTCTGCCGCCCAAGCCGTGATTGCGGAGTGTGCGATGCGGTTTGCGGGAGGTTTAGGTACGGTCAGGAGACTCGGGCCGCGGACTGGGGGCCGCGCCGGGCGCCGGAGGCGCCGCGTGCGCAGCCGCCCGCCGTTTCACGGCGGCGGCGCGGCCCCCCCCGCACCCCAGGCCCGCTCAGTAGGCCCAGTCCGGAGCGTAGGCGAAAAGCCCGGCCGTGTGGAGCAGTGTGTTCTCGACCACTCCGGGTAGCTGGGAGTAGCCGAAAGCCAGTCCCCCCAGAATCAGCGCCGAGGGGAACTCGGCGTGCCCGGCGCCGTCGAACAGACGGGTGAAATCGCGCTCCTGGATGAACAGTCCCCCGGCCAGAGGGCCCAACTCGCCCGAGATCATCTCCGCGGCGCGGTCCAGGCTCTCGGCCGAAAAATCGACCGCAGCCCAGCTACCGGCGTAGCGGTCCAGGCTGGTGACCAGGGTCACTTCGCCCTGTTCCACCGATGCGATCAGGCTGAACGACAGGTTCTCCTCCGCAAAGACCGAGAGCAGGAAAGTCCCCGCCACGCTCATGTTCTGCCGCAGGAAATCGCTCATGGCCTGAAACCCGACCGGCCCGCGGTCGAGGCTGAGTTCCGGGTATATCCCGAATTTCTCGTTCTGACAGGCTTTGACCGCTTCGATCACCCGCGCCAGGAAAGCATAGCGTCCCTCATCCGGGGCCGGGGTGAGGTTCTGGGCCGCGCAGAGGTTGTCGTAGCTGTCGCGGTCGGTGATAATCACACGACGGACCCGGTAGCTGTTGTTGTCGTAGATCAGCCGGGCGCTGATCCGGGCGTCCGTGATACGGGAAAGCCCGAACTGTCGCGCCTCCCCGTCCAGCACGAACCGCCGCGGGATGCCGTCCTCGTGCCAGAGCACCGCCTGGGGGGCCCGCTGCGAGATTTTCTGCAGATAACCGACATAGGCGCTCCAACCGCGCGGGTCGATTTCCCTGACTGTCATCCGGGGCGAGATCACGGGCGCACCTCCCAGATTGCGAGGCTGCGCGGCGCCAGCTCCACTCTGAGGCTTCCCTCCATGACAGAGGCCTCCGCCCGGCCGTACGGGGTGACAGTCAGGAGGCCCTGGAAGAAAATGTCGCTGTGCTGCGGGCGGTCGCTGCTGTTGGCCACGAAAAGAAGACCCGCGCCCTCCAGGTTCTGGAAAAACGACAGGTCCAGGCTCGTGTTCGCCCGGGTAAAACGGGGCGAGATGCCCAGGGTCTTAATCAGGCGGCCCACCTCGTGCGGGCTTTCCATCTGGATCAGGCTGAGATTGGCCGCCTGGGTTCGTCCGGCCGGGGCCAGATAGTCGGCCAGAGGCATCGCACCGGCGAAAAAGTTCTCCACCTGAAGGTTGCGGTGCATGCTCTGGTCCAGATAAGGCCGTCCCGGCCCGAACACCAGCGCCCCGCCTTTGGACACGAACGCCCGCAGGGTCTCGATCTCCCGCCGGTCGAGATAATCGCTGCAAGAGAGGATCGCCACCTTGTAGCAGCAGAGCCGCTCGGCGGAGATGGCAGAATCGCCGCAATCCCAGTCGAAACCCACCTCGCGCATCAGTTCCGTAGCCTGGTCCAGCCAGAGCGTGCAGGTCTCGGGCGAGTTGAGAAGGCCCAGGTCCGCGGTCTCGTTGAACACCTCCCCGCCCAGGTCCAGGCCGGCCATGTCGCGGCGGTGTTCCAGGGCGGCGCTCAGACGGTCCAGGCCGCGGTTGAACAGCACGATAGTCTCGGCCTGCTTGGAATAATCCTGGAAGCGGCTCTCGCGCAGAAAGCGAACGACCCGGCGCAACGGCTCGCAGTACTCCCCGCGCACCCGGCAGTCCCGGGTGAAAGCCCCGCCGGTCCAGTTGTCCGCCTCGGCCGCAAGATGAAAATTCAATCCCCGCAGACCCTGCATCACAGCGGTCAGGGCCAGGAACTCGAACTCCTCCGGAGTGAGTGGGACATTGGCGTTCTCCAGAGCTGCGCCGAGAGTGAAACCCGAGTGGAACGGGTAACGGCTGATCCCGGAGGCCATCTTTGCGCTGCGCCGCTCGGTGAGGTAATCCAGCGTCCCGGAGCCGGAGTTGTCGAACCCGGCGAAAGCGATGTCATGCGAACTCTCGACCGCTTCCGGGTTGAACGGAGCGCGGAAACCCGAGGGCAGGGCGGCGAACACCGGCACGCCCTCCACCCCGCGCTTGACCAGCATGCTGGCCAGACGGTCGAGGTGACGGGCGATGGAGACCTCGCGGAATTCCACCCAGTCGAGATGGCGGGGCAGTTCGTGCGGGTTCTCGGCCTCGAAGCGCCGCGGCGGCTCCACGGACTCGAACGAGGGGTAGTCGCTGCCGTAGGCGTTGTTCAGCTCTTCGATGTCGGTGTAGAGGCCGGCCAGCCAGCTACGGTAGCTGTCCAGGGCGGGAAGGCTGTAGTCGAGGCTGTAAACGTAGCGCGAGTGTATGAAAAGGCCGGCGCCGTCATCCACCTGCACCCCGATCACCGGACCGCCTGCGCTGCAAAGGTGGCGCTTGAGAAGCTGCCCCACCAGGTCGAACCAGGACCCGACCTCGTCCTCGAAAGCCTGGCTGAAACAGCTCGGCAGCGGGTACTGCCCGTTGCGTCCGAAATGTATCTCCATGTTGCCGTCGCTGCCGCGAGCCGGCACCCGCGGGTCGAACAGCACGCGGCGCGGGATGCCGTTGTCCTGGACCTCGTGGCCCTGGAACGGTCCGGGACGGGCCAGCACTCTCATACCTCGCGTGGCGGCCTGCTTGAGGAAAGAGTCCAGGTCAAGCTCCGCCCGCCCGGAGCCGAAATCGAATCCGCCCTGCGCGCGCTCGTGCAGTGACCAGGGAATGTCCACTCTCAGGGTGATCAGCCCCAGACGGGACAGGTTGTCCAGAAGCTCGGGCCAGCGCGCCGGCTCGTGGCACCAGTAGTGCACTGTCCCGCTGTAGAGAGGATACACACGGCTGTCGATCACAAACCCGTCCCGCCCCACCTCGATCCCGCCGCCCCGTCCGCGGCAGGCGCTGGCAAGCAGGATCGCGCCCCCTGCCGGGAGTACTCCCAGGGCGGTCAGAAAGTCCCTCCGGCTTATCCTGGTCAGGGCATTCACGGCTCGAACCCGTCCCCTCTGCGGCTCAGAGTAGAACCTGCGTCAGGCTGAAAAACAGCGGCATGGTCAGAAGCGCGATCAGATAGGAGATCACCAGCACCCCGCAGACCAGGTGCTCATCTCCGCCGAAATGCACGGCCTGCAGCGCCAGCCCGGTCGCCGGCGGCGAGGACATCTCCAGCATCCAGAACGAACTCTCCAGCGGCCCGCTGCTGAAAGAGGTGTATTTCAGCACCGCGAACATTACCAAGGGAATGGCCACCAGCTTGATCAGCGCCACCCGCGTGATGTTGAACACCGAGGGCATCCGCTGCACGTGCAGCGAGCCGATGGTCAGGCCAAGCACCACCGTGGCCAGCGGCACGCAGGAGCGCCCGATCATCTCCACCGGGCTGAGTATGATCGTCGGGAACCAGACCCGCAGGCCGGTAAACACCATGAACATCGCGGCCAGGGTCGCCACGAACGGGACAGTGATCAGCTGGCCCGGGCGCAGACGGTTGCCCTTGCGGTGCGAGATCAGGTAGCTGCCGATGCTCCAGAGCAGCGGGTTGTAGGTCAGAAGCAGCAGGAACAGGTAGATCGAAAACCGGTGGAACTGGTCCGGGAACAGTATCTCGCCGATCGGCAGCACCAGATAGCCCGCGTTCTGGAACGTGGTCAGGGCGCTCAGGGCCCGTCCGTGCTCGTGCTGGTCGCGGAAAATCAGCCAGGAGGGAGGCAGGACGAACACCACGGTCAAGATACCCAGCAGGGGAAATTTCCACCAGTCGTGGTACTCGGCCACGTTGAAATCGCGCATGATGCTGCCGAATATCAGGCAGGGCAGGGACAGATTGACCACAATTCCGCTCAGGGCCCGGATGTGGTTCTCGTCGAACACCTTTCGCCGTACCAGGAACGCCGAGGCCCCGATCACCAGGGCGATCTGGATCAGCGCCGCGAGGGTGGCCAGAAAGGATTTACCGATCACAGCAATCAATCTTCGCTCCGTTTTGCACTCTTTTTCAGATCAGGGCTTCTCCGTGGGCCGGCACCCGACGGAGTCGTACCGGACAAGCTAAAAAGATAGCCATTTACGTCGATTTATTCAAGTCGCTCGGCCGGCGCCACACCGTGGCGGGCCGCTCCCGATCACGGGCAGCACCGAGATTTCAGCCACTCACGCGGCAAAACAATTGACACGACCGGCTCATTTTCATACTAAATAGAGTGCGCTTCCGGAAGCGACTGGCCGATGGGCGCCACCGGAGAACGGCAGGCCGGACTCGACCCGACACAGAAAACAATTTGTCCGTAATTGGAGTCGCCATGTCAGACGTACAGAGCAGCTTCGATATTCTGGTCCTGGGCGGTGGCCCCGGCGGCTACGTGGCCGCTATCCGCGCCGCCCAGCTCGGCCGCAGCGTGGCCCTGGTCGAGCGGGAGGCCCTGGGCGGGGTCTGCCTCAACTGGGGCTGCGTGCCCAGCAAAGCACTCCTGCGCAGCGCCCAGCTTTACCAGGATATCCTGCGCGCCGGGGACTTCGGGCTGAAAGTCGCAGAGCCGGGTTTCGATTGGAGCGCCATAGTCAAGCGCAGCCGTCAGGTGGCCGACCGCACCCGCCGCGGCGTGAATTACCTGATGAAAAAGAATGGGATCACGGTGGTCGAGGGCCGGGGCGAACTGCTGGGCCGCGGCAAGATGGGAGTGAAAGGTGAAAACGGAGAGCTGGAACTCGCAGCCAAGGATATAATCCTGGCCGTGGGCGGCCATCCCCGGGCCGTGCCGGGCCTGGAGATCGACCGGACCAGCGTGATCACCAGCCGCGAGGCCCTGGCCCTTCCCGAGCTGCCCCGCTCGGTCCTGATCGTGGGCGCCGGCGCTATCGGGATCGAGTTCGCCTACATGCTGAACTCTTTCGGCGTCACCGTGACCGTGGTCGAGCTGCTGGAGCGTATCCTGCCGCTGGAGGATGAGGAGGTGAGCGAGGAGCTGCACAGGATATTCACCAAGCGCGGGATCAAGTTCATCACCGGAGCGAAAGTGACCAGCCTGAGCCGCGAGGGCGGCCTCTGCCGGGTGACTGTGGAGTCCGCCTCCGGCAGCACGGAGATAGATACTGAGAAAGTGCTCCTGGCCGTGGGCGTGGCCGCCAACACCGAGGGGATCGGGCTGGAGGCTGCGGGGGTGGAGACCGAACGCGGGTTCATCCGGGTGGATGACACTTGCCGCACCGCTGCCAAGGGGGTGAGCGCCATCGGCGATTGCATCGGCGCGCCGCTCCTGGCCCATGCCGCCTCGCGGGAGGCCCTGGTGGCGGTGGACTCCCTCTGCGGTCTCCCGGCCCTCCGCCCCGCGCCCGGCCTTATCCCCGGCGCGATCTACTGCGAGCCGCAGGTGGCCAGCATCGGCCTGACCGAAAAAAAGGCCGAGGCGGCCGGGTTCAAGGTGCGCGTGGGACGGTTCCCGTTCCGGCCCCTGGGCAAGGCCCTGGCCTCGGGCAACACGGATGGGTTCGCCAAGCTGGTGATCGACTCCGGAACCGGAAAGCTGCTGGGAGCACACCTGATCGGCCCGGAGGCCACGGAGCTGATCCCCGAGCTGTCGCTGGCCCGCTGGCTCGACCTGGATGCCGCCGCCCTGCACCGGGCGGTCCATCCGCACCCCACGTTCTCGGAGGCCGTGGCCGAGGCCGCCGCCGACTGTCTGGGGCAGGCGATACACATCTGACATCGATTTGCGCCCGCACCGCCCGAGGATAACTACCGTAGGGGCGGCCCCCTGTGGCCGCCCGAACAGGTCAGGGCAGGCGCAGGAGCCTGTCACATAGGAAACCTCCAAGAATCAAATGCAGGGGCGGGTTTAATACCCGCCCTACGCAGGAGTTGGCTGTTTTAGCCCATAGCAGGTGGGGCGGAATCAGTTTCGATTGAAAAGACAGCTAAATGCAACTTAGTAGGGATGGAATAGCATATTGTGTTGAAGACTTTACGTAACCCCGGCAAATGCCCGGTAGTTAAACAGCCGGAAGAATGCCGGGTTTTTTACTGGACAAAGGTGCGGCCAAACTGTAAAATAAATTAATTCGCACCGGCCTCTGAACCCCTTGCCACAAGGATACCAGGCGCTCCAGATGCAGAGTTTCATTCCAGTAGTCATCACAATCGTTATCGCCGCGGTGATGGTCGGGGCCGCCTTGGGCCTGGCCGCGCTCTGCGGCCCCAGGCCCCGGACCGACAAGACCAAGGAAACCCCGTTCGAGTGCGGGCGGGCGCCGTTCGAGGAGCCGGGACGACCGTTCCCGGTGCATTTCTATGTCACCGCGATCCTGTTCATCGTCTTCGACATCGAGGTGGTGTTCCTCTATCCCTGGATCGCCGCGCGCAACGCGGTGGGCGCCTATGGCCTGCTGGCCGTGCTGATCTTCCTGTTCCTGCTCACTTTCGCCCTGCTCTACGAGTGGCTGAAAGGGGGCATGGAATGGCGCTGAAACCGATGCTTGGCGGCGAAAACTGGGTCACCTCGCGCCTGGACAAGGTGGTGGGCTGGGCGCGCAAGTACTCGGTGTTCCCCTACCCCTTTGTCACTGCCTGCTGCGGCATGGAGTACATGTCGCTCTCCAGCTCGCACTACGACCTCGACCGTTTCGGCATGGCTTTCCCGCGTTTCACCCCCCGTCAGGCCGACCTGCTGTTCGTGGTGGGCACGATCAGCCACAAGATCGCCCCGGTGCTGCGACGGGTCTACGACCAGATGTGCGAGCCCAAGTGGGTCATCGCGTTCGGGGTCTGCACCTGCACCGGCGGGTTCTACGACAACTACGCCACGGTCCAGGGGATCGACACGATCATCCCCGTGGATGTCTACATCCCCGGCTGCCCGCCGCGGCCCGAGACCGTGATCCAGGGCATGATGCTGCTGCAGGAAAAGATCGCCAGACAGAAACAGGAATACTGAACCGCCGGTTGAACGATATGCCGGCGTTATAAACAATCATTCACGGAATTGAACGGATGCTCGAACCGGTTGAAAACAGCACGCTCGCCAGCCTGACCGCCCGTTTCGGCGCGGCGGTTATCGAGTCCGGACAGGACAAGGGCGATCTGGTGGCCGTGGTGACTCGCGACAGCCTGCACGAGATCGTGGCCTTCCTGCGCGACACGTCCGAGCTGGATTTCAACATGCTGATCGACTTGTGCGGTGTGGATTACCTTCCCCGCAAGCCGCGTTTCGAGGTGGTCTACCAGGTGCACAGTCTGGAGCGCAACGAGAGGCTGCGCCTCAAGGTGACCGTGCCGGAGGAGGACTGCCGCGTGGCCACGCTCAGCGACCTCTACCCGGTGGCCGACTGGCTGGAGCGCGAGTGCTGGGACATGTTCGGCGTGGTGTTCGAGGGCCACCCGAACCTCAAGCGCCTGCTGATGTACGACTCCTTTGTCGGCCACCCGCTGCGCAAGGACTACCCGATCAATCGCCGTCAGCCGCTGATCGGCCCGAAAAACTGAGAAAAGATTCTACGGAAAGATGACCCGAGCATGAGCGACACGGACAGCAGCCAGACCACAGGCCAACTACGCAGCGAGAGCATGCTGCTCAACGTGGGTCCCTCCCACCCGGCCATGCACGGGGTGATCCGCATTGTCACCGCTCTGGAGGGCGAGATCGTGCGCTCGGCCGAGGTGGAGATCGGCTACCTGCACCGCTGTTTCGAGAAGGACGTGGAGAACGTGAGCTGGACCATGGCCTTCCCCTACACCGACCGCCTGAACTATGTCAGCTCGATGCTCAACAACGTGGGCTGGGCCATGGCCGCCGAGAAGCTGTTCGGCGTGACCGTGCCCGAGCGCTGCCAGTACGTGCGCGTGGTGGTCTCCGAGATCGCCCGCATAGTCGACCATCTCACCTGCATCGGCGCCTCGGCCATGGAGCTGGGCGCGATGACCGCGTTCCTCTATTTCATGAAAGCCCGCGAGTACCTCTACGACCTGATCGAGTGGGTCTCCGGCGGACGGATCATGGCCACCTACATCCGTATCGGCGGCGTGAAAGCCGATCTGCCCGAGGGTTTCGCCGGGAAAGCCAAAAAGGTGCTGGGTCAGGTGCGCGAGGTGATCGACGAGGTGGACAAGCTCCTCACCCGCAACCGTATCTTCTTCGACCGCACCAAGGACATCGGGGTGTTGAGCCGCGAACGTGCGCTGTCCTACGGGATCACGGGGCCCCTGATCCGCGCCGTGGGCGTGCCCTACGACATCCGGCGGGTGAAGCCCTATCTGGTCTACGACCAGCTCGATTTCGAGGTGCCGGTGGTGGAGGACGGCGACAACTACGCGCGCTATCTGGTGCGCATGGAGGAGATGCGCCAGAGCATAAGCATCATCCTCCAGGCCCTGGACAGGATGCCCGCCGGGGCGGTGGCCGTGGACCCATACGGCCGCGAGCTGACCGGGGCGCAGATGGTGGAGGAGTTCAAGCGCGCCCGCGTGGCGGACAATGTGGGCTCCAAGGCCAGGGTGGACCTCACCCTGGACGGGACCGACCGGGTCACCGCCGCCGGGGTGAGCCGCAGCACCGACCGTCGCATGATGCTGCCGCCCAAGGAGGAGACCTACGGCAACATCGAGGGCCTGATGGGCCATTTCATGCTCATCATGGATTACTGGGGGGTGCGCCCGCCGAAGGGCGAGGCCTACCACGCGGTGGAGGGGGCCAACGGCGAATTGGGGTTCTATATGGTCTCCAACGGCGAGGGCCGCCCCTGGCGCGCCCATTGCCGCGGGCCCTGTTTCTTCCCCATGGCCGCCCTGCACGAGATGATAACCGGCGGCATGGTGGCCGACATAATCCCGACTTTCGGCTCGATCAACATGATCGCCGGTGAGTTGGACCGTTGAGTGGGTGACAAGACTGTGGCAGGGTGAGGTTTGGGCCTTACCTCCCCCTTTGACAAAGGGGGATTGAGGGGGATTTAGCAGAATTAATCATTCTCTTTCCTCTGTCTTGTTTGCCTGCTGCACAGGGGATGGCAGCACCAAGCGGTGATAAGGCGTACTGTTGGGTTAAATCCCCCCTGCCACCCCTTTGCTAAAGGGGGGAAGCTGGTCGCCGGCCTGTACAGTGCTGCCCAGCGTTGTCGTAGGGGCGAACCTTGTGTTCGCCCGGCTGGTCCCGATAATGGGTGAATCTGTAAATATAATGCGATTTTCATTCACCGCCTTTCCACGGAAAGAACGATGAAAACCGATAAGCCGATTGCGTTCAGCGACGAGCAGTTGCAACTGATCCGGAGCCTGATGCAGCGTCTTCCGGACCGCAAGGCCGCGCTGGGCGATGTCATACATATGGCCCTGGAGGAGTTCGGGTGCGTGAGCCCCGAGGCCGAGACTTACATCGCAGGCATCATGGACCTGCCGGCCAGCTATGTCCACGAGGTGGTCACTTTCTACAACATGTACATCCAGGAGCCAGTGGGCCGTCACCACCTGATGCTCTGCGACAACGTGAGCTGCATGCTCTGCGGGGCCGAGGGACTGGTGGCGCACCTCAAGGAGCGCCTGGGGATAGAGCCGGGGCAGACCACGGCGGATGGCCGCTTCACGCTCTGGACCGTGGAGTGCCTGGGCGCCTGCGAGATGGCCCCGGTGGTGCTGGTGGACCACAAGTTTCACGGAAACCTCACTGTGCAGAAACTCGACGAGCTGCTCGACAGCCTGGAGTGATAGATGGGTCAGGTCAAGCTGATTACGAAATATTTCGAGACCCCGGGCTGCGAGAAGCTCCCGGTGTTCGAGTCCGTGGGCGGCTACTCCCGTCTGCGGCGGATAGTTGAGGAGGAATGGACCGGCGAGAAAATAATCGCCACGCTCAAGGCCTCCAGCCTGCGCGGCCTGGGCGGGGCCGGGTTCCCCACCGGCATGAAATGGGGTTTCGTGC from the bacterium genome contains:
- a CDS encoding sigma-70 family RNA polymerase sigma factor, translating into MESPLAGAIIEDETALVDRLQSGDPEAIDEVVDAFSKPLYAFIMRLVGDSATAEDIFQETWIRVIRHIGGFRRQARFSTWLFQIALNQSRSSMRRSSSREYVALEDAPELSQDPDVDAESILRAEKVRKIVDSLPPKMREVVVLRFYNEKSEQEIAEIIDCPLGTVKSRLHRAMIFLKEKMDGFNPSEYATEAEDENEFE
- a CDS encoding DUF2961 domain-containing protein; this encodes MNRLTVSLILLLFLTLSSLAAEELFQAPAGVSTRWYSFENPTAAKGAGGQTNQTRKGAAAREIASGETVTLADIQGPGIIRRIWMTVRNKPENLRGLVLRIYWEDQDYPSVEAPLQDFFGIPFARQAAFESALFSNPEGRSFNCFVPMPFKTHARVTIENQAPESAGSLFYDIDCTVGDNLPADFCYFHARYRRENPTTPKKDFQILPRVEGRGRYLGCNVGVRAIGQFGQPTWFGEGEMKIYLDGDREYPTLVGTGTEDLLGSAWGLGPFNHLYQGCLLGDGGNGVWGFYRFHVPDPVYFQKEIQVDLQQMQGAMTEQLKEKVSPENYPEMVDTHKPFNPADYSEDIWRNFEAPQDVCATAYWYQSLPSPKWGPLEPYASRMKDLLLPPKP
- a CDS encoding beta-galactosidase, with product MNALTRISRRDFLTALGVLPAGGAILLASACRGRGGGIEVGRDGFVIDSRVYPLYSGTVHYWCHEPARWPELLDNLSRLGLITLRVDIPWSLHERAQGGFDFGSGRAELDLDSFLKQAATRGMRVLARPGPFQGHEVQDNGIPRRVLFDPRVPARGSDGNMEIHFGRNGQYPLPSCFSQAFEDEVGSWFDLVGQLLKRHLCSAGGPVIGVQVDDGAGLFIHSRYVYSLDYSLPALDSYRSWLAGLYTDIEELNNAYGSDYPSFESVEPPRRFEAENPHELPRHLDWVEFREVSIARHLDRLASMLVKRGVEGVPVFAALPSGFRAPFNPEAVESSHDIAFAGFDNSGSGTLDYLTERRSAKMASGISRYPFHSGFTLGAALENANVPLTPEEFEFLALTAVMQGLRGLNFHLAAEADNWTGGAFTRDCRVRGEYCEPLRRVVRFLRESRFQDYSKQAETIVLFNRGLDRLSAALEHRRDMAGLDLGGEVFNETADLGLLNSPETCTLWLDQATELMREVGFDWDCGDSAISAERLCCYKVAILSCSDYLDRREIETLRAFVSKGGALVFGPGRPYLDQSMHRNLQVENFFAGAMPLADYLAPAGRTQAANLSLIQMESPHEVGRLIKTLGISPRFTRANTSLDLSFFQNLEGAGLLFVANSSDRPQHSDIFFQGLLTVTPYGRAEASVMEGSLRVELAPRSLAIWEVRP
- a CDS encoding AEC family transporter — translated: MIGKSFLATLAALIQIALVIGASAFLVRRKVFDENHIRALSGIVVNLSLPCLIFGSIMRDFNVAEYHDWWKFPLLGILTVVFVLPPSWLIFRDQHEHGRALSALTTFQNAGYLVLPIGEILFPDQFHRFSIYLFLLLLTYNPLLWSIGSYLISHRKGNRLRPGQLITVPFVATLAAMFMVFTGLRVWFPTIILSPVEMIGRSCVPLATVVLGLTIGSLHVQRMPSVFNITRVALIKLVAIPLVMFAVLKYTSFSSGPLESSFWMLEMSSPPATGLALQAVHFGGDEHLVCGVLVISYLIALLTMPLFFSLTQVLL
- the lpdA gene encoding dihydrolipoyl dehydrogenase, with translation MSDVQSSFDILVLGGGPGGYVAAIRAAQLGRSVALVEREALGGVCLNWGCVPSKALLRSAQLYQDILRAGDFGLKVAEPGFDWSAIVKRSRQVADRTRRGVNYLMKKNGITVVEGRGELLGRGKMGVKGENGELELAAKDIILAVGGHPRAVPGLEIDRTSVITSREALALPELPRSVLIVGAGAIGIEFAYMLNSFGVTVTVVELLERILPLEDEEVSEELHRIFTKRGIKFITGAKVTSLSREGGLCRVTVESASGSTEIDTEKVLLAVGVAANTEGIGLEAAGVETERGFIRVDDTCRTAAKGVSAIGDCIGAPLLAHAASREALVAVDSLCGLPALRPAPGLIPGAIYCEPQVASIGLTEKKAEAAGFKVRVGRFPFRPLGKALASGNTDGFAKLVIDSGTGKLLGAHLIGPEATELIPELSLARWLDLDAAALHRAVHPHPTFSEAVAEAAADCLGQAIHI
- the ndhC gene encoding NADH-quinone oxidoreductase subunit A — encoded protein: MQSFIPVVITIVIAAVMVGAALGLAALCGPRPRTDKTKETPFECGRAPFEEPGRPFPVHFYVTAILFIVFDIEVVFLYPWIAARNAVGAYGLLAVLIFLFLLTFALLYEWLKGGMEWR
- the nuoB gene encoding NADH-quinone oxidoreductase subunit NuoB, which gives rise to MALKPMLGGENWVTSRLDKVVGWARKYSVFPYPFVTACCGMEYMSLSSSHYDLDRFGMAFPRFTPRQADLLFVVGTISHKIAPVLRRVYDQMCEPKWVIAFGVCTCTGGFYDNYATVQGIDTIIPVDVYIPGCPPRPETVIQGMMLLQEKIARQKQEY
- a CDS encoding NADH-quinone oxidoreductase subunit C, which gives rise to MLEPVENSTLASLTARFGAAVIESGQDKGDLVAVVTRDSLHEIVAFLRDTSELDFNMLIDLCGVDYLPRKPRFEVVYQVHSLERNERLRLKVTVPEEDCRVATLSDLYPVADWLERECWDMFGVVFEGHPNLKRLLMYDSFVGHPLRKDYPINRRQPLIGPKN
- a CDS encoding NADH-quinone oxidoreductase subunit D yields the protein MSDTDSSQTTGQLRSESMLLNVGPSHPAMHGVIRIVTALEGEIVRSAEVEIGYLHRCFEKDVENVSWTMAFPYTDRLNYVSSMLNNVGWAMAAEKLFGVTVPERCQYVRVVVSEIARIVDHLTCIGASAMELGAMTAFLYFMKAREYLYDLIEWVSGGRIMATYIRIGGVKADLPEGFAGKAKKVLGQVREVIDEVDKLLTRNRIFFDRTKDIGVLSRERALSYGITGPLIRAVGVPYDIRRVKPYLVYDQLDFEVPVVEDGDNYARYLVRMEEMRQSISIILQALDRMPAGAVAVDPYGRELTGAQMVEEFKRARVADNVGSKARVDLTLDGTDRVTAAGVSRSTDRRMMLPPKEETYGNIEGLMGHFMLIMDYWGVRPPKGEAYHAVEGANGELGFYMVSNGEGRPWRAHCRGPCFFPMAALHEMITGGMVADIIPTFGSINMIAGELDR